In Natronolimnobius sp. AArcel1, a single genomic region encodes these proteins:
- the mre11 gene encoding DNA double-strand break repair protein Mre11 gives MTRVIHTGDTHIGYQQYNSPARRDDFLAAFRQVAEDAVADDVDAVVHAGDLFHDRRPGLVDLQGTVEILRTLEEADIPFLAVVGNHEGKRDAQWLDLFADLGLATRLGPQPEVVGDVALYGLDFVPRSRREDLEYEFGPVPDAADHATLVSHGLFEPFAHADWDTARLLSESTVEFDVVLLGDNHKPDTAEVQDTWVTYCGSTERASASEREDRGYNLVTFETDSDADDAVAISRRALTATRDFEFVDVDLEEGEGIDRVQERVREYDVEDSVVIVTIEGDGKPVTPAAVEELAIDRGALVARVNDRRDLPDEDDEVSVSFANPDEAVRERVRELGLSNAALEIDKTVRDDDLVDSNVRESVERRVRELLEDDQSAFDPAPARTPDDEDVTTVADQLSGTESNATEPEPAETAAEAEPESAPAAEPTPDQDDVTTDERDSSAAEAASENVERADAEQSQPTDEDASLGDFA, from the coding sequence ATGACGCGGGTTATCCACACGGGCGATACCCACATCGGGTACCAACAGTACAATTCGCCCGCGAGACGAGACGACTTTCTCGCAGCCTTCCGGCAGGTCGCCGAAGACGCCGTCGCAGACGATGTCGACGCCGTCGTCCACGCAGGCGACCTCTTTCACGACCGCCGGCCAGGACTGGTCGATCTCCAGGGCACCGTCGAGATTCTACGAACGCTCGAGGAAGCCGACATTCCTTTCCTCGCTGTCGTCGGCAACCACGAGGGCAAACGCGACGCCCAGTGGCTCGATCTCTTTGCTGATCTCGGCCTTGCAACGCGGCTTGGCCCACAACCCGAGGTCGTGGGCGACGTTGCACTCTATGGCCTCGATTTCGTCCCCCGCTCGAGACGCGAGGACCTCGAGTACGAGTTTGGGCCGGTTCCCGACGCAGCGGACCACGCGACGCTCGTCAGTCACGGGCTGTTCGAACCCTTCGCACACGCGGACTGGGATACTGCCCGGCTCCTTTCGGAGTCGACGGTCGAGTTCGACGTCGTGTTGCTCGGAGACAACCACAAACCGGACACTGCGGAGGTCCAAGACACCTGGGTCACCTACTGCGGGTCGACCGAGCGCGCGAGCGCTAGCGAGCGCGAGGATCGAGGCTACAACCTTGTCACCTTCGAGACTGACAGCGACGCGGACGACGCAGTCGCCATCAGCCGCCGCGCACTCACTGCCACCCGCGACTTCGAGTTCGTCGACGTCGACCTCGAGGAGGGGGAGGGAATCGACCGCGTCCAAGAGCGCGTTCGTGAGTACGACGTCGAAGATTCGGTTGTGATCGTCACGATCGAAGGCGACGGCAAGCCCGTTACACCCGCCGCAGTCGAGGAACTGGCAATCGATCGCGGCGCACTCGTTGCCCGCGTCAACGACCGACGCGACCTTCCCGACGAGGACGACGAGGTTTCAGTGAGCTTTGCAAACCCCGACGAGGCTGTCCGCGAGCGAGTTCGCGAGTTAGGACTTAGTAACGCCGCCCTCGAGATCGACAAAACGGTCCGTGATGACGACCTCGTCGACTCGAACGTCCGCGAGTCTGTCGAACGCCGCGTCCGAGAGTTGCTCGAGGACGATCAGTCTGCGTTCGACCCCGCGCCAGCGCGAACTCCGGATGACGAGGACGTGACGACAGTGGCAGACCAGCTTTCGGGCACCGAGTCCAACGCGACAGAACCCGAGCCGGCTGAAACAGCCGCCGAAGCCGAGCCAGAATCAGCGCCAGCCGCTGAGCCTACACCAGACCAAGACGATGTGACCACAGACGAGCGCGACTCCAGTGCAGCGGAAGCAGCGAGCGAGAACGTCGAACGTGCAGACGCAGAACAATCACAGCCGACTGACGAAGACGCCTCACTGGGTGATTTCGCATGA
- the rad50 gene encoding DNA double-strand break repair ATPase Rad50, with amino-acid sequence MRVDRVRLRNFKCYGDADLTLERGVTVVHGVNGSGKSTLLEATFFALYGSKALDERTLDDVITTGEEETEIELWFTHDGRDYHIERQLKLRGDRATTTKCILETPAETIEGARDVRREVTELLRMDAEAFVNCAYVRQGEVNKLIHASPSDRQDMIDDLLQLGALEDYRERASDARLGVKSVLDGQREVLEDVRSQVERKEDKDLHERLNGLESRRTDITSEIDRFETQRDQARETLETAEDVLERHDETRDEIVELEEEIIDLRGKISETEGQREDAKDRIRDLESEREALAEEREDVLETVDLEGESVDARIEDLEARDDDCRDELEEVRVAITETNGEIERLREEADTLEEQAEDARTEAASLSERIEADEATITDREENIDDLADEIATAREQFEDAPVAFGDAASHLEDLENDREAVVKSINDVTAARKTVEHAIEEGERLLEEGKCPECGQPVEDSPHVDVLEEKRAELATHRERLEELEADCEDIDERIERAEALREAERQVDRLEENRENIEQLLAEKRDALADRRDQRESLLADAETHDERAAEKRAEADELEDTVEDKRTELGTINGERSEIKATLESLTRVSEIDDERTDLEGEIETLRERRQNWQQLNDERRETLSSKRERKRDLESEFDESRVETAREDKQNAESYLEQVDAKLEELDEQRTEIQNAIGAVENELEELERLRERLEELEDRAQQLESLYTEAETLQTTYGELRAELRQRNVETLERLLNETFELVYQNDSYASIELDGDYRLTVYQKDGETLEPEQLSGGERALFNLSLRCAIYRLLAEGVEGTAPMPPLILDEPTVFLDSGHVTQLVSLVESMRKLGVEQIVVVSHDEELVGAADSLIRVEKDATSNRSQLERGEPPEAALLATE; translated from the coding sequence ATGAGAGTTGACCGCGTCCGCCTGCGGAACTTCAAGTGCTACGGCGACGCCGACCTCACCCTCGAGCGCGGTGTCACCGTCGTCCACGGCGTCAACGGCAGCGGCAAATCAACACTGCTCGAGGCGACCTTCTTCGCCCTGTATGGTTCGAAAGCCCTCGATGAGCGCACGCTTGATGACGTGATTACGACCGGCGAAGAAGAGACCGAGATCGAACTCTGGTTTACTCACGATGGGCGTGACTACCATATTGAGCGCCAGCTCAAACTGCGTGGCGACCGCGCGACGACGACGAAGTGCATCCTCGAGACGCCCGCAGAAACGATTGAAGGGGCACGCGATGTGCGCCGTGAGGTGACCGAACTGCTGCGCATGGATGCCGAGGCGTTCGTCAACTGTGCCTATGTCCGCCAGGGCGAGGTCAACAAGCTCATTCACGCCTCGCCAAGCGATCGCCAGGATATGATCGACGACCTCCTGCAACTGGGCGCACTCGAGGACTACCGTGAGCGAGCCAGCGACGCCCGCCTCGGGGTCAAATCCGTCCTCGACGGCCAGCGAGAGGTGCTCGAGGACGTTCGATCCCAGGTCGAGCGCAAGGAAGACAAAGACCTCCACGAGCGACTGAACGGCCTCGAGTCCCGGCGCACAGATATCACGAGTGAGATCGACCGGTTCGAAACCCAGCGCGACCAAGCCCGAGAAACGCTCGAGACTGCCGAAGACGTCCTCGAGCGCCACGACGAAACCCGCGACGAAATTGTAGAACTCGAAGAGGAGATTATCGACCTGCGGGGGAAAATCTCCGAAACCGAAGGGCAACGCGAGGACGCCAAAGACCGGATTCGCGACCTCGAGTCTGAACGCGAAGCGCTTGCTGAGGAACGCGAGGACGTACTCGAAACGGTCGACCTCGAGGGCGAGTCTGTCGATGCTCGTATCGAAGATCTTGAGGCGCGCGACGACGACTGTCGTGACGAGTTAGAGGAGGTCCGCGTCGCGATTACGGAAACCAACGGCGAGATCGAACGCCTGCGCGAGGAGGCAGACACGCTCGAGGAGCAAGCCGAAGATGCCCGCACGGAAGCAGCGAGTCTCAGCGAGCGAATCGAAGCCGACGAAGCGACGATTACAGATCGTGAGGAGAACATCGACGACCTGGCAGACGAAATTGCGACAGCACGCGAGCAATTCGAGGACGCCCCGGTCGCGTTCGGCGACGCCGCTTCGCACCTTGAAGACCTCGAGAACGACCGCGAGGCAGTGGTCAAGTCGATCAACGATGTGACCGCAGCGCGGAAAACTGTCGAACACGCCATCGAAGAGGGCGAACGCCTGCTCGAGGAGGGCAAGTGCCCGGAGTGTGGACAGCCCGTTGAGGACTCACCACATGTAGACGTCCTCGAGGAAAAACGAGCGGAACTCGCCACACACCGCGAGCGACTCGAGGAACTCGAGGCCGACTGCGAAGACATAGACGAGCGGATCGAGCGCGCCGAGGCTCTCCGCGAAGCCGAGCGCCAGGTCGACCGACTCGAGGAAAACCGTGAGAATATCGAGCAGTTACTTGCAGAGAAACGTGACGCCCTCGCCGACCGGCGTGACCAGCGCGAGTCGCTGCTGGCCGATGCCGAAACGCACGACGAACGTGCTGCCGAAAAGCGCGCCGAAGCGGACGAATTGGAAGACACCGTTGAGGACAAACGCACCGAACTCGGGACGATAAACGGCGAGCGAAGCGAGATCAAAGCCACCCTCGAGTCACTCACACGCGTATCAGAGATCGACGACGAGCGCACCGACCTCGAGGGTGAGATCGAAACGCTGCGCGAGCGCCGACAGAACTGGCAGCAACTCAACGATGAGCGCCGTGAGACGCTCTCGAGCAAACGTGAGCGAAAGCGTGACCTCGAGTCCGAATTTGATGAGAGCCGTGTCGAGACTGCCCGCGAGGACAAACAAAACGCCGAAAGCTATCTCGAGCAGGTCGACGCAAAACTCGAGGAGTTAGACGAACAGCGCACTGAAATCCAAAACGCTATCGGCGCGGTCGAAAACGAACTCGAGGAACTTGAGCGCTTGCGCGAGCGCCTCGAGGAACTCGAGGATCGCGCTCAGCAACTCGAGTCGCTCTATACCGAAGCAGAGACGCTCCAGACGACCTACGGCGAGTTGCGCGCGGAACTGCGCCAGCGAAACGTCGAGACGCTCGAGCGACTGCTCAACGAGACGTTCGAACTGGTCTATCAGAACGACTCGTATGCATCGATCGAACTCGATGGCGACTACCGCCTGACGGTGTATCAAAAAGACGGCGAGACACTCGAGCCCGAACAGCTCTCGGGCGGCGAGCGCGCGCTGTTCAACCTGAGTCTGCGGTGTGCGATCTATCGCTTGCTCGCGGAAGGCGTCGAGGGAACTGCGCCAATGCCGCCACTCATTCTCGACGAGCCGACGGTCTTTCTCGATTCGGGCCACGTGACACAACTCGTCTCGCTGGTCGAATCGATGCGCAAACTGGGTGTCGAGCAGATTGTCGTCGTCAGCCACGACGAGGAACTCGTCGGCGCGGCCGACTCACTCATCCGCGTCGAAAAGGATGCCACGTCGAACCGTTCGCAACTCGAGCGCGGTGAACCGCCCGAAGCGGCGTTGCTCGCGACTGAGTAA
- a CDS encoding DNA polymerase domain-containing protein, with product MTEAGQSGLSEFGDTAEDGDAHDRPDEEAMHVAGNGASSAVEVIDVLEETLPEPTGELELAVMQVDYTIAGYGDEERPIMHVFGRTAENELEHVQIVGFRPYFYAPTETLERPPEEEYDRLTDSETEDANGDPYESIRGEDLTKIFGQTPRDVGQIRDDFEHYEADILFPNRFLIDKDVQSGIRVPERRADDDSLVVPHTEVESVDVDADPRVLTFDIEVEDRHGFPEDGEEPIVCLTSHDSYRDEYVMWVCAAEKGDGEIPAEITDYEPIEGAIEHEVRAFDAEEAMLEAFVDYIADQNEADPDVITGWNCLPADSDVLMADGTEKEIQDIEIGDTVVGSESQQSSIAEVTNKWESEKEILEFTLADGTSLRSSAEHRIMVGGDDAVDWKGGSEIESGDYVLKPRRLSVEKTVVPTLSELIPIENQRYADKQTVSEFKTDLPYGAVTELADEFDVSTGTLHHPHTTVWTPKRCRGAASQYDVPVPDGGVEYRGTGVDLERKITPDELYYAGLILTDGSMSPDDGVRFYNTREELHRQFPGENHLQPDGKGCYKQNVLDYATMYAFNGLGVPFGNKNDGPVDLSTIYEMPSEYIGRFLAGAIDGDGNIAQSGITVAAENRSIGKWYVKLFKRLGIYAQQRENVVRIPDAKRDIDRLKDCVLPYMSHSEKKDALTEFEGGKSGQTENIPYALFEADVGSDAKRIGNDKHRRGINLKRHETHSEEWEEYVFVEVTDVSVTGTETTYDIETTTHNFIAEGCLVHNCDDFDAPYLLDRLEELQGPHHDYNLEIDRLSRVDEVWRSNWGGPDIKGRVVFDLLYGYQRMVFSELDSYRLDAVGESELGVGKERYTGDIGDLWEDDPTQLLEYNLRDVELCVELDRQQNIIPFWDEVRSFVGCKLEDAPTPGDAVDMYVLHQAYGEFALPSKGQQEAGEEYEGGAVFEPITGVKENVTVLDLKSLYPMCMVTINASPETKVDPDEYDGETYEAPTGTHFQKETDGVNRTMIEELLAEREEKKALRNEHEPGSLEYEQYDRQQGAVKVIMNSLYGVSGWEQFRLYDKEAASAITATGRDVIEFTETAANELDYTVAYGDTDSVMLELGQDVPKDDALEQSFDIEEYINGRYDDFAREDLNAEEHRFQIEFEKLYRRFFQAGKKKRYAGHITWKEGKDVDTIDIVGFEYQRSDIAPITKEVQHKVIEMVVRDGDIEGTKEYVNGVIEDVRTGDISLENIAIPGGIGKRLDNYDTDTAQVRGAKYANLLLGTNFQRGSKPKRLYLERVDPAFFRHMEDEEGLNPQHDHLYGAFKRDPDVICFEYDDQIPDEFEVDYDTMLEKTLKGPIERILEALGVSWDEVKSGQEQTGLGNFM from the coding sequence ATGACTGAGGCGGGCCAGAGTGGACTTTCAGAGTTCGGCGACACGGCCGAGGACGGGGACGCACACGACCGGCCGGACGAGGAAGCGATGCACGTCGCCGGCAACGGCGCCTCGAGCGCTGTGGAAGTCATCGACGTACTTGAGGAAACGCTTCCGGAACCCACGGGCGAACTCGAACTCGCCGTGATGCAGGTCGATTACACCATCGCGGGCTACGGCGATGAGGAACGACCGATCATGCACGTGTTCGGGCGCACCGCCGAGAACGAACTCGAGCACGTCCAAATCGTTGGCTTTCGGCCCTATTTCTATGCGCCGACGGAGACCCTCGAGCGCCCGCCCGAAGAGGAGTACGACCGCCTAACCGACAGCGAAACGGAAGATGCGAACGGCGACCCCTACGAGAGTATCCGTGGCGAGGACCTCACGAAGATTTTCGGCCAGACGCCTCGCGACGTCGGGCAGATTCGTGATGACTTCGAGCACTACGAAGCCGATATCCTGTTCCCGAACCGGTTTTTGATCGACAAAGACGTCCAAAGCGGTATTCGCGTCCCGGAACGACGCGCTGACGACGACTCGCTCGTCGTTCCCCACACCGAAGTTGAGTCCGTCGACGTGGACGCCGACCCGCGCGTCCTGACGTTCGATATCGAGGTCGAGGACCGCCACGGCTTCCCCGAAGACGGCGAGGAGCCGATTGTCTGTCTGACCAGCCACGACTCCTACCGCGACGAGTACGTCATGTGGGTCTGTGCGGCTGAGAAGGGCGACGGTGAGATCCCTGCCGAAATCACTGACTACGAGCCAATCGAGGGCGCAATTGAGCACGAGGTTCGCGCCTTCGACGCAGAAGAAGCCATGCTCGAGGCATTCGTCGACTATATCGCTGATCAAAATGAAGCAGATCCAGATGTTATCACTGGTTGGAACTGTCTTCCAGCAGATAGTGACGTTCTCATGGCGGACGGGACCGAGAAAGAGATACAGGATATCGAAATCGGTGATACAGTAGTTGGGTCTGAATCACAGCAATCGAGCATCGCAGAAGTAACGAACAAGTGGGAAAGTGAGAAGGAGATTCTCGAATTCACGTTAGCTGATGGTACTTCCCTCCGATCGTCAGCCGAGCATCGCATAATGGTTGGGGGCGACGATGCTGTAGACTGGAAGGGGGGAAGCGAAATCGAATCTGGAGATTACGTACTCAAGCCGCGGAGACTCTCCGTCGAAAAGACGGTTGTTCCCACCCTTTCGGAACTCATTCCAATAGAGAACCAACGGTACGCTGACAAACAGACGGTCTCCGAATTCAAGACGGATCTCCCATACGGTGCTGTCACCGAGTTGGCCGACGAATTCGATGTCTCGACCGGAACGTTACACCATCCTCACACGACCGTCTGGACGCCGAAACGCTGTCGAGGTGCAGCGAGCCAGTACGACGTTCCCGTTCCAGACGGTGGCGTCGAATATCGGGGAACAGGTGTTGATCTCGAACGAAAAATTACACCTGACGAACTCTACTACGCCGGGCTGATCCTCACGGACGGATCAATGTCGCCAGATGATGGCGTTCGATTCTACAACACTCGAGAGGAACTCCACCGACAATTCCCCGGCGAAAATCACTTACAACCGGACGGAAAGGGATGTTACAAACAGAACGTACTGGACTATGCGACGATGTATGCCTTTAACGGACTCGGTGTTCCGTTTGGGAATAAAAACGACGGTCCCGTCGATCTCTCGACAATTTACGAAATGCCGTCCGAATACATCGGTCGCTTCTTAGCGGGTGCTATCGATGGCGACGGAAATATTGCGCAAAGCGGGATCACAGTTGCCGCCGAGAACCGGTCGATCGGTAAGTGGTACGTGAAGCTATTCAAGCGCCTTGGGATCTACGCGCAGCAACGAGAGAACGTCGTTAGAATTCCCGATGCGAAACGCGACATCGATCGACTGAAGGACTGCGTTCTCCCGTATATGAGCCATTCCGAAAAGAAAGACGCCCTCACGGAATTCGAGGGCGGCAAGAGTGGTCAAACCGAGAACATCCCATACGCGTTGTTCGAAGCAGATGTCGGGTCTGACGCAAAGCGGATCGGTAACGACAAACATCGGCGCGGTATTAACCTTAAACGTCACGAGACACACTCTGAGGAGTGGGAAGAGTACGTCTTCGTTGAGGTAACGGACGTTTCGGTAACTGGCACTGAGACGACCTACGACATCGAAACGACGACGCACAACTTCATCGCTGAAGGGTGTCTGGTCCACAACTGCGATGATTTCGACGCACCATATCTCTTAGATCGACTCGAGGAGCTTCAGGGCCCACATCACGATTACAACCTCGAGATCGACCGCCTCTCCCGCGTCGATGAGGTCTGGCGCAGCAACTGGGGCGGTCCCGACATCAAAGGTCGCGTTGTCTTCGACTTGCTGTATGGCTATCAGCGGATGGTCTTCTCCGAACTCGATTCGTATCGCCTCGACGCTGTCGGCGAGTCCGAACTCGGCGTTGGGAAGGAGCGCTACACTGGCGATATCGGCGACCTCTGGGAGGACGATCCGACGCAACTGCTCGAGTACAACCTTCGGGACGTCGAACTCTGTGTCGAACTCGACCGCCAGCAGAACATCATCCCGTTCTGGGACGAGGTGCGTTCTTTCGTTGGCTGCAAACTCGAGGACGCCCCGACCCCGGGCGACGCGGTGGACATGTACGTCCTGCATCAGGCCTACGGCGAGTTTGCACTGCCCTCGAAGGGCCAGCAGGAGGCGGGTGAGGAGTACGAGGGCGGGGCCGTCTTCGAGCCGATTACGGGCGTCAAAGAGAACGTCACGGTGCTCGACCTGAAGTCACTGTACCCGATGTGTATGGTGACGATCAACGCCAGCCCGGAGACGAAGGTCGATCCCGACGAGTACGACGGGGAGACCTACGAAGCGCCCACGGGGACGCACTTCCAGAAAGAGACCGACGGCGTGAACCGGACGATGATCGAGGAACTGCTCGCCGAGCGCGAGGAGAAAAAGGCACTCCGAAACGAGCACGAACCCGGCTCACTCGAGTACGAGCAGTATGACCGCCAGCAAGGAGCTGTCAAGGTAATTATGAATTCTTTGTATGGTGTGTCAGGGTGGGAACAATTTCGATTATATGATAAAGAAGCAGCGTCCGCAATCACCGCGACCGGCCGCGACGTCATCGAGTTCACCGAAACGGCAGCGAACGAGTTGGACTACACCGTTGCCTACGGCGACACCGACTCGGTTATGCTCGAGCTTGGTCAAGACGTTCCCAAAGACGACGCCCTCGAGCAATCGTTCGATATTGAGGAGTACATTAACGGGCGCTACGACGACTTCGCGCGCGAAGACCTGAACGCCGAGGAACACCGCTTCCAGATCGAGTTCGAGAAACTCTACCGGCGCTTTTTCCAGGCCGGCAAGAAAAAGCGCTACGCTGGCCACATCACCTGGAAGGAGGGCAAAGACGTCGACACCATCGACATCGTCGGCTTCGAGTACCAGCGCTCGGACATCGCGCCGATCACCAAGGAAGTCCAGCACAAGGTCATCGAGATGGTTGTCAGAGACGGCGACATCGAGGGAACGAAGGAGTACGTCAACGGCGTCATCGAAGATGTGCGAACGGGCGATATTAGCCTCGAGAACATTGCCATCCCCGGCGGCATCGGCAAGCGATTGGACAACTACGACACCGACACGGCTCAGGTTCGGGGTGCGAAGTACGCGAATCTCTTGCTTGGGACGAACTTCCAGCGCGGGAGCAAGCCCAAACGGCTCTACCTCGAGCGCGTCGATCCTGCCTTCTTCCGACATATGGAGGACGAAGAGGGGCTCAACCCACAGCATGATCACCTCTATGGTGCGTTCAAACGCGATCCCGACGTGATCTGTTTCGAGTACGACGACCAGATTCCAGACGAGTTCGAAGTCGACTACGACACCATGCTCGAGAAAACGCTCAAGGGCCCAATCGAGCGCATTCTCGAGGCACTCGGGGTCTCGTGGGACGAAGTGAAAAGCGGACAGGAACAAACAGGCCTCGGCAACTTCATGTGA
- a CDS encoding ABC transporter ATP-binding protein: MARLELRNLHAEVAEGDEKILEGVSLEVESGEIHALMGPNGSGKSTTAKVIAGHPAYEVTDGEVLVHLEDDEFGADIEIDEDQRTWNLLDLEPNERAALGIFLAFQYPAEIEGVTMTNFLRTALNAKIEEREELFEDDEGVEEDDEDDGFETSPMEGPADDGEVGVAEFQQILQEKMEQLDMDEKFAQRYLNAGFSGGEKKQNEVLQAAILEPSVAVLDEIDSGLDIDRLQDVSNGINALRDEQGTGVLQITHYQRILDYVEPDHVHVMLDGQIAKSGGPELAEELEDKGYDWVRDEVYGTA; the protein is encoded by the coding sequence ATGGCACGTCTCGAACTACGCAACCTGCACGCAGAAGTGGCGGAGGGCGACGAGAAGATTCTCGAGGGTGTTTCCCTTGAGGTCGAATCAGGCGAAATTCACGCTCTGATGGGACCAAACGGTTCCGGGAAGTCGACGACGGCCAAGGTCATCGCTGGCCACCCGGCCTACGAGGTTACCGACGGTGAGGTACTAGTTCACCTCGAGGACGACGAGTTCGGTGCGGACATCGAAATCGACGAAGACCAGCGCACCTGGAACCTGCTCGACCTCGAGCCGAACGAGCGCGCGGCACTCGGTATTTTCCTCGCGTTCCAGTACCCAGCCGAGATTGAGGGCGTCACGATGACGAACTTCCTGCGCACGGCACTCAACGCCAAAATCGAAGAGCGCGAAGAGCTGTTCGAGGACGATGAGGGTGTTGAGGAAGACGACGAAGACGACGGCTTCGAGACCTCGCCGATGGAAGGTCCGGCAGACGACGGCGAAGTCGGCGTTGCCGAGTTCCAGCAGATCCTTCAGGAGAAAATGGAACAGTTGGACATGGACGAAAAGTTCGCCCAGCGCTATCTCAACGCTGGCTTCTCCGGTGGGGAGAAAAAGCAGAACGAAGTGCTGCAGGCAGCCATCCTCGAGCCGTCGGTCGCCGTTCTCGACGAGATCGACTCCGGGCTCGACATTGACCGACTGCAGGACGTTTCGAACGGCATCAACGCACTGCGCGACGAGCAGGGCACCGGTGTCCTCCAGATTACGCACTACCAGCGCATCCTTGATTACGTCGAGCCGGATCACGTCCACGTCATGCTCGACGGTCAGATCGCCAAAAGCGGCGGCCCAGAACTCGCTGAAGAACTCGAGGACAAGGGATACGATTGGGTCCGCGACGAGGTCTACGGCACCGCGTAA
- the sufB gene encoding Fe-S cluster assembly protein SufB gives MSSEQDHLKETDTEARFEFKKEERSAVKSDKGLTEEVVRLISEDKDEPDWMLERRLRALKQYHNMPMPTDWPGQPDLTELDIEEIVPYIRPDVDKREGVDDWTELPDEIKDTFDKLGIPEAEKNALSGVGAQYESEVVYQNMQEQWEEKGVVFMNMDRAVKEHPELVKEYFMTTCVPPSDNKFAALHGAVWSGGSFVYVPEDVTVEMPVQAYFRMNSEGMGQFEHTLIVAEAGSEVHYIEGCSAPKYGAHNLHSGCVEVFVDEDAHVQYSTVQNWSKNTFNLNTKRAICEANGTMEWVSGSMGSKATMLYPCTILKGRGATDTHITIAFAGEGQNIDTGAKVYHNAPETSSTIESKSISKDGGRTNYRGLVHIADGAENSSTAVECDALMFDNESTSDTMPYMEIEESKVDVAHEATVGKIGDEDIFYLQSRGLDDDDAKKMIVAGFIEPITEELPIEYAVELNRLIELEMEGSLG, from the coding sequence ATGAGTTCCGAACAAGATCACCTCAAAGAAACTGACACTGAAGCGCGGTTCGAGTTCAAAAAGGAAGAACGCTCGGCCGTCAAGTCGGATAAGGGCCTCACCGAAGAGGTCGTCCGACTGATCAGCGAAGACAAAGACGAGCCAGACTGGATGCTCGAGCGACGCCTCCGCGCGCTCAAGCAGTACCACAACATGCCGATGCCGACCGACTGGCCTGGCCAGCCGGACCTCACCGAACTCGATATCGAAGAGATCGTCCCGTATATCCGCCCGGATGTCGACAAGCGCGAAGGCGTCGACGATTGGACGGAGCTGCCTGACGAGATCAAAGACACGTTCGACAAACTGGGTATTCCAGAAGCCGAAAAGAACGCCCTCTCGGGCGTCGGCGCCCAGTACGAGTCTGAGGTCGTCTATCAGAACATGCAAGAGCAGTGGGAAGAGAAGGGCGTGGTCTTCATGAACATGGACCGCGCGGTCAAAGAGCACCCAGAGCTCGTCAAAGAGTACTTCATGACGACCTGTGTCCCGCCAAGCGACAACAAGTTCGCCGCACTCCACGGTGCTGTCTGGTCCGGTGGGTCGTTCGTCTACGTCCCCGAAGACGTCACCGTCGAGATGCCAGTGCAGGCGTACTTCCGGATGAACTCGGAAGGGATGGGCCAGTTCGAGCACACGCTCATCGTCGCCGAAGCAGGCTCGGAAGTCCACTACATCGAGGGCTGTTCCGCACCGAAATACGGTGCCCACAACCTCCACTCGGGCTGTGTCGAGGTCTTCGTCGACGAAGACGCCCACGTTCAGTACTCGACCGTCCAGAACTGGTCGAAGAACACGTTCAACCTGAACACCAAGCGCGCCATCTGTGAAGCAAACGGCACGATGGAGTGGGTCTCGGGCTCGATGGGCTCGAAGGCCACCATGCTCTATCCGTGTACGATCCTCAAGGGTCGCGGCGCGACTGACACCCACATCACCATCGCCTTCGCGGGCGAGGGACAGAACATCGACACCGGCGCGAAAGTCTACCACAACGCGCCCGAGACGAGTTCGACCATCGAGTCGAAATCGATCTCGAAAGACGGCGGCCGCACCAACTACCGCGGCCTCGTCCACATCGCCGACGGTGCCGAGAACTCCTCCACTGCAGTGGAGTGTGACGCCCTGATGTTCGACAACGAATCCACCTCGGACACCATGCCGTACATGGAAATCGAGGAGTCGAAAGTCGACGTTGCCCACGAGGCGACCGTCGGCAAGATCGGCGACGAGGACATCTTCTATCTCCAATCGCGCGGACTTGAC